One Erythrobacter sp. SDW2 genomic region harbors:
- a CDS encoding NAD(P)/FAD-dependent oxidoreductase, whose translation MAATAPAIDKNALKAKYAEERDKRLRADASAQYVRLESEFADLAVDPYMPVAAREPVTDHVMFAFVGGGFAGLCAGARLKQAGFDSVRIIDKGGDFGGTWYWNRYPGAQCDTASMVYMPLLEETGHMPSEKYAHAPEIREHCARIGRQFGLYEHALFHTQVTAMEWDEARTVWVIETNRGDRFTAKYVGMGTGPLHVAKLPGLPGIETFRGKSFHTSRWDYGYTGGNPEGAPMTGLADKRVAIIGTGATAVQCVPETAKYAKELYVFQRTPSSVDVRANEPIDPEWFAQISGEGWQKKWQENFTAHFGMGMPAEDLVDDGWTDLAKRIRSNMMQVPPSEWTPEKVLELFEDADFQKMEEIRRRAEALVDDPETAEGLKAWYRQLCKRPCFHDEYLQAFNRPGVKLVHTDGLGVERITEKGVVANGTEYEVDCIVYASGFEVWTDFESRTGFDPVGRGGQKLSEHWGDHMRTLHGLQMHGFPNAFLVQATQGAAFIANYPHNLVDHADTIAAIIGHMESEGLDAVEPMAQAEQKWLDFLLTGRGNALASTECTPGYYNNEGAGLRERDKYNLGHPGGALAFFTHIAAWRSSGAFEGLAFR comes from the coding sequence ATGGCGGCAACCGCACCGGCAATCGACAAGAACGCGCTCAAGGCGAAATATGCCGAGGAGCGCGACAAGCGCCTGCGCGCCGATGCCTCGGCGCAATATGTCAGGCTGGAAAGCGAATTCGCCGACCTCGCGGTCGATCCCTACATGCCGGTGGCGGCGCGGGAACCCGTCACCGATCACGTGATGTTCGCCTTCGTCGGCGGCGGCTTTGCCGGACTCTGCGCCGGCGCGCGCCTCAAGCAGGCGGGTTTCGACAGCGTGCGGATTATCGACAAGGGCGGCGATTTCGGCGGCACCTGGTACTGGAACCGCTATCCCGGCGCGCAATGCGACACGGCGAGCATGGTCTATATGCCGCTGCTCGAGGAAACCGGCCACATGCCGAGCGAGAAATACGCCCATGCGCCGGAAATCCGCGAGCACTGTGCACGCATCGGGCGACAGTTCGGCCTCTACGAACATGCACTGTTCCACACCCAGGTGACGGCGATGGAGTGGGACGAGGCGCGCACCGTGTGGGTAATCGAGACCAATCGCGGCGACCGCTTCACCGCCAAATATGTCGGCATGGGCACCGGGCCGCTGCATGTCGCCAAACTGCCGGGTCTGCCGGGGATCGAGACTTTCCGGGGCAAGAGCTTCCACACCAGCCGGTGGGACTATGGCTATACCGGCGGCAATCCCGAAGGCGCGCCGATGACCGGGCTTGCCGACAAGCGGGTGGCGATCATCGGAACCGGTGCGACTGCGGTGCAATGCGTGCCCGAGACTGCGAAGTACGCCAAGGAACTCTACGTCTTCCAGCGCACCCCATCCTCGGTCGATGTCCGCGCCAACGAACCGATCGATCCGGAATGGTTCGCGCAGATTTCCGGCGAGGGCTGGCAGAAGAAGTGGCAGGAGAATTTCACCGCGCACTTCGGCATGGGGATGCCGGCCGAAGACCTGGTCGACGACGGCTGGACGGACCTCGCCAAGCGTATCCGGTCCAACATGATGCAGGTGCCGCCGTCCGAATGGACGCCGGAAAAGGTGCTTGAGCTGTTCGAGGATGCCGATTTCCAGAAGATGGAGGAAATCCGCCGCCGCGCCGAAGCATTGGTGGACGATCCCGAGACGGCGGAGGGGCTCAAGGCCTGGTATCGTCAATTGTGCAAGCGGCCGTGCTTCCATGATGAGTATCTGCAGGCCTTCAACCGCCCGGGTGTGAAGCTGGTCCACACCGACGGGCTGGGGGTCGAGCGGATTACCGAAAAGGGCGTAGTGGCGAACGGCACCGAATACGAGGTCGACTGCATCGTCTATGCCTCCGGCTTCGAGGTCTGGACCGATTTCGAAAGCCGCACTGGCTTCGATCCGGTCGGGCGCGGCGGGCAGAAGCTGTCGGAGCACTGGGGCGATCACATGCGCACGCTCCACGGACTCCAGATGCACGGCTTTCCCAATGCCTTCCTCGTGCAGGCGACACAGGGCGCGGCCTTTATCGCCAACTATCCGCACAACCTTGTCGACCACGCTGATACGATCGCTGCGATCATCGGCCACATGGAGAGTGAAGGTCTCGATGCGGTCGAGCCGATGGCACAGGCCGAGCAGAAATGGCTCGATTTCCTGCTCACCGGACGCGGCAATGCGCTCGCCAGTACCGAATGCACGCCGGGATACTACAACAACGAAGGTGCCGGCCTGCGCGAGCGAGACAAATACAACCTCGGCCATCCCGGCGGGGCGCTGGCGTTCTTCACCCACATTGCCGCGTGGCGGAGCTCGGGCGCGTTCGAAGGGCTGGCATTCCGCTGA
- a CDS encoding EF-hand domain-containing protein, whose product MFFRGSIAAVMALLAATGANAQQAAEPLTRQVFITQMDAEFKRLDGDGNGMVVAAEIVASQQQDAQAEALRQNQIVFGQLDKNGDNQLSPEEFSALANPSAIPVDATPLLNQFDTDRDGIITLVEYRIATQANFDRVDSDRDGVITDMEMRAAGIQP is encoded by the coding sequence ATGTTTTTTCGAGGATCGATCGCAGCTGTCATGGCGCTGCTGGCGGCAACCGGCGCGAATGCCCAGCAAGCCGCCGAGCCATTGACCCGGCAAGTGTTCATCACTCAGATGGATGCCGAGTTCAAACGGCTCGACGGTGACGGCAATGGCATGGTCGTCGCGGCGGAGATCGTTGCGTCGCAGCAGCAGGACGCGCAGGCCGAGGCGCTGCGGCAGAACCAGATTGTCTTCGGCCAGCTCGACAAGAACGGTGACAACCAGCTCAGCCCCGAGGAATTCTCCGCCCTTGCCAACCCGTCGGCCATTCCGGTCGATGCCACCCCGCTGTTGAACCAGTTCGACACCGATCGCGACGGCATCATCACTCTGGTTGAATACCGCATCGCAACCCAGGCCAATTTCGACCGCGTCGACAGCGACCGTGACGGGGTGATCACCGACATGGAAATGCGCGCGGCGGGTATCCAGCCTTAG
- a CDS encoding YadA family autotransporter adhesin, producing the protein MKNLILTSSAAALAIAIAAYGTPVQADDCLLDRDNDGVVDAATDNDGGANSNDADNNLACGVSAAATGGAAIAVGPSAQATQFVATAVGAFSSATGVQSAALGGGANANSQYATALGINARASAIAAISIGSGNSSSSLASGVASIAIGSEQGVNAGAQASGDRSIALGTTSLANSAGAVAIGGDGDDADSAGARATAAGTVALGADAQAAGLKSVAVGNNARTLDGGAVALGFDSTAQINATALGGQASASANGATAVGQGAQGGGIHSFAGGQFSQALGLNSVAIGGGIDFAAAARADGDRAIAIGQSDAVGELTVAIGGQASSNGTRSVAVGPQANADGFSALAIGDTVTTTGAFTIGIGKSATAGGNSSVAIGNNATSTAFIGGTALGASTQANDTGATAVGAASKAGQASFAGGFGSSALGSNEVALGAFATTAGGIGASGNIAIGGVITASASGNASGVSGTPQGTPTTANGGNAIAIGSGAQATGASAMSFGASSAASGISSIAIGADGTDVGTIGAQANADRASAFGADANASGINSSALGVLAFSSGNNSVAIGLSARATAGSATAIGGGAQATAGNATAVGRFATAGGPQGTSLGYQASAGGQLSTAVGSDASSSGLGSTAVGNGATASFTNSTAIGKGAATTAANQVTLGGTGSSVRIGDIAASTAAQVGPVQAVTVDASGTLGTTAVASMAAVQDIRVGLDYIAAVTDAQFDALTGRVSGLESGLANVNFRLDELDKSLSGGVAAAMALGGVAIVPDKAFSITVAGAAYGGEQAFAGLVTGKVSDSVYLSAGVTGNTGDDRVGGRVAATFGF; encoded by the coding sequence ATGAAAAACCTGATCCTGACTTCGTCGGCCGCTGCGCTGGCCATCGCTATTGCCGCTTACGGCACGCCTGTGCAGGCCGACGACTGCCTGCTCGACCGCGACAATGACGGAGTGGTCGATGCTGCGACCGACAACGATGGCGGAGCGAATTCGAACGATGCCGACAACAATCTCGCCTGCGGAGTCAGCGCGGCGGCGACGGGCGGCGCAGCGATTGCAGTCGGGCCGAGTGCGCAGGCCACCCAATTCGTTGCCACCGCAGTGGGTGCCTTTTCGAGCGCGACGGGAGTCCAATCGGCGGCGCTCGGGGGCGGCGCCAATGCCAACAGCCAGTATGCAACTGCATTGGGCATCAATGCACGCGCATCGGCCATTGCAGCCATTTCGATCGGCAGCGGAAATTCGAGTTCCTCTCTGGCAAGCGGTGTCGCCTCGATCGCCATCGGCAGCGAACAAGGCGTAAATGCCGGTGCCCAGGCTTCGGGTGACCGCTCGATTGCCCTCGGCACCACCTCGCTCGCCAATTCGGCCGGGGCCGTAGCCATCGGCGGCGATGGCGATGACGCAGACTCGGCAGGTGCCCGCGCGACCGCTGCAGGGACGGTCGCACTAGGGGCCGATGCCCAGGCTGCCGGGCTCAAGTCCGTCGCCGTCGGCAACAACGCCCGCACGCTCGATGGCGGCGCCGTGGCTCTGGGCTTCGACAGCACGGCGCAGATCAACGCGACCGCGCTGGGCGGGCAGGCCAGTGCCAGCGCGAACGGGGCCACCGCGGTGGGCCAAGGCGCACAGGGTGGCGGGATCCACTCGTTTGCCGGAGGGCAGTTCTCTCAGGCGCTGGGCCTCAATTCGGTTGCCATCGGCGGCGGGATCGACTTCGCCGCGGCGGCCCGGGCCGACGGCGACAGGGCCATTGCCATCGGTCAGTCAGACGCGGTGGGTGAACTGACCGTCGCCATCGGCGGGCAGGCCTCGAGCAATGGCACACGCTCGGTGGCGGTCGGCCCGCAAGCCAATGCCGACGGCTTTTCCGCCCTCGCCATCGGCGATACGGTCACGACCACCGGCGCCTTCACCATCGGGATCGGCAAAAGCGCCACTGCCGGCGGCAATTCGAGCGTAGCGATCGGCAACAACGCCACTTCGACCGCATTCATCGGCGGCACCGCACTCGGCGCATCGACTCAGGCCAACGATACAGGCGCCACTGCGGTGGGTGCCGCGAGCAAGGCCGGGCAGGCAAGCTTTGCCGGCGGGTTTGGCAGTTCGGCGCTGGGTTCCAATGAAGTGGCCCTGGGTGCCTTCGCGACCACTGCGGGCGGTATCGGCGCGTCGGGGAATATCGCCATCGGCGGCGTGATCACTGCCAGTGCGAGCGGCAACGCATCAGGCGTCAGCGGCACGCCACAGGGCACACCAACCACCGCCAATGGTGGCAATGCCATCGCGATCGGATCGGGTGCCCAGGCGACTGGCGCAAGCGCCATGTCGTTCGGCGCAAGCTCTGCCGCCTCCGGCATCAGCTCCATTGCCATCGGTGCTGACGGGACAGACGTCGGCACAATCGGAGCGCAGGCAAACGCAGATCGCGCCTCCGCCTTCGGGGCGGACGCCAATGCCAGCGGGATCAATTCCAGTGCGCTCGGTGTGCTGGCTTTCAGCAGTGGCAACAACAGCGTCGCCATCGGCCTCAGCGCCCGCGCCACCGCCGGGAGCGCGACCGCCATCGGCGGCGGCGCCCAGGCGACCGCCGGCAACGCCACTGCGGTGGGACGCTTCGCCACAGCGGGCGGGCCGCAGGGCACTTCGCTCGGCTATCAGGCCAGCGCCGGCGGACAGCTGTCGACCGCAGTGGGCTCGGACGCCTCGAGCTCCGGTCTTGGCTCTACCGCCGTCGGCAATGGCGCCACGGCGAGTTTCACCAACTCGACCGCCATCGGCAAGGGAGCGGCCACCACAGCAGCCAACCAGGTCACTCTCGGCGGGACCGGCAGCTCGGTCCGGATCGGTGATATCGCCGCCTCGACCGCGGCGCAGGTCGGCCCGGTGCAGGCAGTGACCGTCGATGCCAGCGGTACCCTCGGCACCACCGCGGTCGCGTCCATGGCGGCGGTGCAGGACATCCGCGTCGGGCTCGACTATATCGCAGCGGTCACCGATGCGCAGTTCGATGCGCTGACCGGCCGCGTCTCCGGCCTCGAAAGCGGCCTCGCCAACGTCAACTTCCGCCTGGATGAACTCGACAAGTCGCTCTCGGGCGGGGTCGCTGCCGCCATGGCGCTGGGCGGGGTGGCGATCGTGCCTGACAAGGCCTTCTCGATCACCGTTGCAGGCGCGGCCTATGGCGGGGAGCAAGCCTTTGCCGGGCTCGTCACCGGCAAGGTCTCGGACAGCGTCTACCTCTCGGCGGGTGTCACCGGCAACACCGGCGACGACCGCGTCGGCGGGCGCGTGGCGGCGACCTTCGGGTTCTGA
- a CDS encoding alpha/beta fold hydrolase: MSEDRTDGATAQAAGTPGGEREIELEIISNSWLSLTCSGGFDAMLASWARKIDAHEAQLRDDALVDRVVMRQFEPIDSLLKAQTEFRHADPLERETQITANPVMILSPDGTVAAAANRAESFFRIALGRRAGRDWLCDESERDFDTLRRSVVNRGNTGYAILKVVGPDGMETLAEAYGLVIDEYVGAFTVVRSLAMDWKPQVGDRLEQAYGLTASEVEICRLVFELCDLEAVAEEREVSIETVRTQVKRIFGKLGLHSKAELVKLLAMLCARTVAEAEKTDLAWSDPLGRERILTRLDGRKLAYSWIGAEHGREVLFIHGDLPMFYLEVGTQAMLAEAGVKLICLSMPGHGSSDPPPKGVMQLDDGLDAIEFLMQQLGHTRMPIAASFSGMTYPMALGGRTAPPVTAILLIGLPWNLTPDIYKAMASNNKTISQLALRAPRILDLVCRLGFRMMQREGPDFFLARALTGSSFDRTLLKRADIQPHLRAAVQHLVAQGHSAFVREVIKTANAEPARLLADLKVPLHWIAPEHVTTSGPEYRIAARAMSPLISVETVPDAGELFPFERPEVFVRAMSDLASDNPARRFADHDDLAKPAGDA; this comes from the coding sequence ATGAGTGAGGATAGGACCGATGGCGCCACCGCACAGGCCGCAGGAACGCCTGGCGGCGAACGCGAAATCGAGCTGGAGATCATTTCCAATTCATGGCTTTCGCTGACCTGTTCCGGCGGGTTCGACGCCATGCTGGCAAGCTGGGCGCGGAAGATCGACGCGCATGAAGCACAACTGCGCGACGATGCATTGGTCGACAGGGTGGTAATGCGCCAGTTCGAGCCGATAGACAGCCTGCTGAAGGCACAGACCGAATTCCGCCACGCGGACCCGTTAGAGCGCGAAACCCAGATCACCGCCAACCCGGTCATGATCCTCTCTCCCGATGGCACCGTCGCAGCCGCGGCAAACCGCGCGGAAAGTTTCTTCCGCATCGCGCTGGGCCGCAGGGCCGGGCGCGACTGGTTGTGCGATGAAAGCGAGCGGGACTTCGACACCCTGCGCCGCAGCGTGGTCAACCGGGGCAACACCGGATATGCGATCCTCAAGGTGGTCGGCCCCGACGGCATGGAAACGCTGGCTGAAGCCTATGGCCTGGTGATCGACGAATATGTCGGCGCGTTTACCGTGGTCCGCTCGCTAGCAATGGATTGGAAGCCGCAGGTCGGCGACCGGTTGGAGCAGGCCTATGGCCTGACCGCCAGCGAAGTCGAGATTTGCCGACTGGTCTTCGAGCTGTGCGACCTCGAGGCTGTCGCGGAAGAGCGCGAAGTGTCGATCGAAACGGTCCGGACCCAGGTCAAGCGCATTTTCGGAAAGCTTGGTCTGCACTCGAAGGCGGAACTCGTCAAACTGCTGGCAATGCTTTGCGCGCGTACCGTGGCAGAAGCCGAGAAGACCGACCTTGCCTGGTCCGATCCTCTGGGACGCGAGAGAATCCTTACGCGACTGGACGGGCGCAAGCTGGCCTACAGCTGGATCGGCGCCGAACATGGACGCGAGGTGTTGTTCATCCATGGCGACTTGCCGATGTTCTATCTCGAAGTGGGAACGCAGGCCATGCTGGCAGAGGCAGGGGTCAAGCTGATCTGCCTGTCCATGCCGGGCCATGGCAGCAGCGACCCGCCGCCGAAAGGCGTAATGCAGCTGGACGACGGCCTCGATGCCATCGAGTTCCTGATGCAGCAGCTCGGCCACACCCGCATGCCGATAGCCGCATCCTTCAGCGGCATGACCTATCCGATGGCGCTGGGCGGCCGAACGGCGCCGCCGGTTACGGCAATCCTCCTGATTGGCCTGCCGTGGAACCTGACCCCGGACATCTACAAGGCCATGGCCAGCAACAACAAGACCATATCGCAACTGGCGTTGCGCGCGCCGCGCATCCTCGATCTGGTCTGTCGGCTCGGTTTCCGGATGATGCAACGCGAAGGGCCGGACTTCTTCCTCGCCCGTGCTCTGACAGGCTCTTCGTTCGATCGCACACTGCTCAAGCGTGCCGACATTCAACCTCATCTTCGTGCAGCTGTGCAGCATCTCGTGGCACAGGGGCATAGTGCCTTTGTGCGCGAGGTCATCAAGACGGCAAATGCCGAACCGGCGCGTTTGCTCGCCGATCTCAAGGTGCCGCTGCACTGGATCGCGCCCGAGCATGTCACCACCAGCGGGCCGGAATATCGCATAGCTGCGCGGGCAATGAGCCCGCTGATCTCGGTCGAAACAGTGCCTGACGCCGGGGAATTGTTCCCGTTCGAGCGCCCCGAAGTGTTTGTCAGGGCGATGAGCGATCTCGCTTCCGACAACCCGGCCAGACGGTTTGCCGACCATGACGATCTCGCCAAACCGGCCGGTGACGCGTGA
- a CDS encoding YadA-like family protein, whose product MKKLFLTASIIALGAVAAVHSAPALADDCLLDRDNDGVVDAGTDNDGGASSNNDDTSLACGVSATTGTAQFATAVGSNAVANNARSSAFGRISSATGSDSTAIGHSATATATSSVAVGQGSTANAIGGTAIGRSALVATLGTEGVAVGTRATVTATDAIAVGRDSDATSESGVAVGSLAQAVAGQTTAIGSRADATQVEATAVGYEALASGALSTALGANASASGQASTALGNLSGATNNNTVAVGFFARAIASEATALGSGADATAQGSTAMGYNALATAIGSLAIGTDGGDAAIVGAEASGTNSIAIGTDSLANQAQALALGFAAQATNVETTAIGSLAIAAGIGSTAVGTSAQTAGAGAVAIGFLANSGGPDSVALGAAATGGSFRGTALGGQAGAGSQSAAVGFFAQAGGADAIALGSFSSASQERASALGHGAIASAVGATALGAFTEASGLASIAIGTDGDDGDTVGALALGERSAAFGADAVASNTNALAMGAGTSASGINATAISRFAVASGNNTAAIGFNAQATGGSSTAVGGGAIASSGNATAVGRFASSTGPQSSAVGYEANAGGQQSTAVGSEANATGLGSTAIGNTATAAFTNSTAIGALATTTAANQVTIGGTGSSVRIGDVAASTAAQVGPVQAVTVDASGTLGTTAVASMAAVQDIRVGLDYIAAITDAQFDALTGRVSSLENGLAQTNFRLEELDTGLSGGIAAAAALGSAIAMPDKSFTLAGNVATYNGEQGYALGLTARVGESFAIGAGVAGNTGDGEVVAQAGFAFGF is encoded by the coding sequence ATGAAGAAATTGTTCCTGACCGCGTCCATCATTGCGCTTGGCGCCGTGGCGGCTGTTCACAGTGCCCCCGCGCTGGCCGACGATTGCCTGCTCGACCGCGACAATGACGGTGTAGTCGACGCCGGCACCGACAATGACGGCGGGGCCAGCTCCAACAATGACGACACCTCTTTGGCCTGCGGCGTCAGCGCGACGACCGGAACCGCACAGTTCGCCACTGCCGTTGGCAGCAATGCTGTCGCCAACAACGCCCGTTCCTCTGCGTTCGGCCGCATATCCTCGGCCACAGGCAGCGATTCCACCGCCATCGGGCACAGCGCGACCGCGACTGCCACCAGTTCCGTAGCAGTCGGACAGGGTAGCACTGCAAACGCAATCGGCGGCACGGCGATCGGCCGATCTGCCTTGGTCGCGACTCTCGGCACCGAAGGCGTCGCAGTGGGCACACGCGCTACCGTGACGGCAACCGACGCAATCGCGGTCGGCCGCGACAGCGACGCCACTAGCGAAAGCGGTGTCGCAGTGGGCTCCTTGGCCCAGGCGGTGGCTGGCCAGACAACCGCCATCGGCAGCCGCGCCGATGCCACGCAGGTCGAAGCAACCGCAGTCGGCTACGAGGCGCTGGCTTCGGGCGCCTTGTCGACCGCTCTGGGTGCCAATGCGTCAGCTTCGGGCCAGGCTTCCACGGCCCTGGGCAATCTGTCTGGCGCAACCAACAACAACACCGTTGCAGTCGGCTTTTTCGCGCGAGCCATTGCGTCTGAAGCAACCGCCCTCGGCTCCGGGGCCGATGCGACTGCGCAGGGATCGACGGCCATGGGATACAATGCCCTGGCAACCGCAATCGGCAGCCTCGCTATCGGTACCGATGGCGGCGACGCGGCGATCGTCGGTGCTGAGGCTTCGGGCACCAATTCGATTGCCATCGGCACGGATTCGCTCGCCAACCAGGCCCAGGCGCTGGCGCTGGGCTTTGCCGCGCAGGCCACCAATGTCGAAACGACCGCGATCGGTTCGCTGGCCATCGCCGCCGGGATAGGCAGTACGGCAGTGGGGACCAGCGCCCAGACCGCAGGTGCCGGAGCGGTCGCCATCGGATTCCTGGCCAACTCGGGAGGACCAGACTCGGTCGCTCTCGGAGCTGCCGCGACCGGTGGATCGTTCCGGGGCACGGCGCTGGGTGGACAAGCCGGCGCTGGCTCACAAAGCGCTGCTGTCGGCTTCTTTGCGCAGGCGGGCGGAGCTGACGCAATTGCGCTCGGTTCCTTCAGCAGCGCGTCGCAGGAACGGGCCTCGGCTCTCGGCCATGGCGCGATCGCCAGCGCGGTCGGGGCGACTGCGCTCGGCGCATTCACCGAGGCGAGCGGGCTCGCATCCATCGCCATCGGCACCGACGGCGACGATGGCGACACTGTCGGTGCGCTGGCCTTGGGCGAGCGCTCTGCCGCTTTCGGGGCTGATGCGGTAGCCAGCAACACCAATGCGCTGGCGATGGGTGCCGGGACCAGCGCCAGCGGGATCAATGCCACGGCGATATCGCGCTTCGCTGTCGCCAGCGGCAACAACACCGCCGCCATCGGTTTCAATGCCCAGGCCACCGGCGGCAGCAGCACCGCTGTGGGCGGCGGGGCTATCGCTAGCAGCGGCAATGCCACCGCCGTCGGCCGCTTTGCCAGCTCGACCGGACCGCAATCCAGCGCGGTCGGCTATGAGGCCAATGCCGGCGGACAGCAATCGACCGCTGTGGGTTCCGAAGCCAACGCCACCGGTTTGGGGTCGACCGCCATCGGCAACACCGCCACCGCCGCCTTTACCAACTCGACCGCGATTGGTGCGCTCGCCACCACCACTGCCGCCAACCAGGTCACCATCGGCGGCACCGGCAGCTCGGTCCGGATCGGTGACGTCGCCGCCTCGACCGCAGCACAGGTCGGCCCGGTGCAAGCGGTGACCGTCGATGCCAGCGGAACACTCGGCACCACCGCGGTCGCGTCCATGGCAGCGGTGCAGGACATCCGCGTCGGGCTCGATTACATCGCGGCGATCACCGATGCGCAGTTCGATGCACTGACCGGACGCGTATCCAGCCTCGAGAACGGCCTCGCCCAGACCAACTTCCGGCTCGAGGAATTGGACACCGGCCTTTCAGGCGGGATCGCTGCGGCGGCGGCCTTGGGCAGCGCCATCGCCATGCCCGACAAGAGCTTCACGCTGGCGGGCAATGTCGCGACCTACAATGGCGAGCAGGGCTATGCGCTGGGCCTGACCGCGCGGGTCGGCGAGAGCTTTGCCATCGGCGCAGGCGTCGCCGGCAACACCGGGGACGGCGAAGTGGTGGCGCAGGCCGGGTTCGCCTTCGGGTTCTGA
- a CDS encoding YadA-like family protein — protein sequence MTKLSMTTRKTAAFSGTSALALTLLALQPDTVRADDCLLDRDNDGVVDAATDNDGGAASNNDDSSLACGVGANTGTASFATAIGSNSNATADRTVAIGRLADATAADATALGHNADATGQNSLAVGQGAIANVANATAIGQASLASGDGALAVGRGAGASAAGAVAIGGDGSDGGVTGASASGADSTAIGSDTIANNTFTTAVGSRANATGLRAIAIGSDGDSSGIGARSTSTNSIAIGSDSEANGAHTIALGNRANAADNSGTAVGNSSSATGLGSTALGASAISSAINGTALGVATTAGQDALAVGVGAQAGLAADIAIGGFATTAGGAITGGNIAIGGTTSAGGSYGSGGVNVSPSGDRTTANGGNAIAIGRAAQATGLTSIAIGADGTDVNTLGAQASADRASAFGADANASGINSSALGVLAFSSGNNSVAIGLSARATAGSATAIGGGAQATAGNATAVGRFATAGGPQGTSLGYQASAGGQLSTAVGSDASSSGLGSTAVGNGATASFTNSTAIGKGAATTAANQVTIGGTGNSVRIGDIAASTAAQVGPVQAVTVDASGTLGTTAVASMAAVQDIRVGLDYIAAVTDAQFDALTGRVSGLESGLANVNFRIDELDSGMRGGIAAAMAFGGTMIVPDSNFSVSLNASTYQGEQGFAGAVTARVAEKVYVSAGVAGSTAENTTGGRVGVAFGF from the coding sequence ATGACCAAACTTTCCATGACCACCCGCAAGACCGCTGCATTCTCAGGCACATCTGCGCTGGCGCTGACCCTGCTTGCCTTGCAGCCTGACACGGTGCGGGCCGACGATTGCCTGCTCGACCGCGACAACGACGGCGTGGTCGATGCCGCGACCGACAATGACGGGGGGGCGGCGTCCAACAATGACGATTCCTCGCTTGCCTGCGGGGTAGGAGCGAACACGGGCACGGCATCCTTTGCGACCGCGATCGGCTCCAACAGCAATGCCACGGCCGATCGCACCGTTGCAATCGGGCGGCTGGCTGATGCCACTGCTGCCGATGCCACCGCGCTCGGCCACAATGCAGACGCTACCGGTCAGAACTCGCTGGCCGTCGGGCAAGGCGCAATTGCCAATGTCGCCAACGCGACGGCCATCGGCCAGGCCTCTCTGGCCTCTGGCGACGGCGCGCTGGCGGTTGGTCGCGGCGCGGGTGCCAGCGCCGCCGGGGCCGTGGCGATCGGTGGCGACGGATCGGATGGGGGCGTTACAGGGGCGTCCGCCAGCGGGGCGGATTCGACCGCCATCGGCTCAGACACCATTGCCAACAACACGTTCACCACCGCAGTCGGATCGCGCGCCAACGCCACTGGCCTGCGCGCCATCGCCATTGGTTCGGATGGTGACAGCAGCGGCATCGGGGCCCGTTCGACCAGTACCAACTCGATCGCCATTGGCAGCGACAGCGAGGCCAACGGCGCGCACACGATAGCATTGGGCAACCGCGCCAATGCTGCCGACAATTCTGGCACGGCCGTCGGCAACAGCAGCTCGGCGACTGGCCTCGGTTCGACCGCCCTTGGTGCGTCGGCAATTTCAAGCGCGATCAATGGCACTGCACTGGGGGTTGCTACAACGGCCGGGCAGGATGCGCTTGCCGTCGGGGTCGGGGCCCAAGCAGGGCTTGCCGCAGACATCGCCATCGGCGGCTTTGCCACGACGGCAGGCGGTGCGATAACCGGCGGCAATATCGCCATCGGCGGTACCACTTCGGCAGGCGGCTCCTATGGCTCGGGCGGCGTCAACGTCTCGCCATCGGGTGATCGCACCACCGCCAATGGCGGCAATGCCATCGCCATCGGACGCGCAGCCCAGGCCACAGGCTTGACCAGCATCGCCATTGGCGCGGACGGAACCGACGTGAACACGCTGGGAGCGCAAGCAAGCGCCGACCGTGCCTCGGCCTTCGGGGCGGACGCCAATGCCAGCGGGATCAACTCCAGTGCGCTCGGTGTGCTGGCTTTCAGCAGCGGCAACAACAGCGTCGCCATCGGCCTCAGCGCCCGCGCCACCGCCGGGAGCGCGACCGCCATCGGCGGCGGCGCTCAGGCGACCGCCGGCAACGCCACTGCGGTGGGACGCTTCGCCACAGCGGGCGGGCCGCAGGGCACTTCGCTCGGCTATCAGGCCAGCGCCGGCGGACAGCTGTCGACCGCAGTGGGCTCGGACGCCTCGAGCTCCGGTCTTGGCTCTACCGCCGTCGGCAATGGCGCCACGGCGAGTTTCACCAACTCGACCGCCATCGGCAAGGGAGCGGCCACCACAGCAGCCAACCAGGTCACCATCGGTGGGACCGGCAACTCCGTCCGGATCGGTGATATCGCCGCCTCGACCGCGGCGCAGGTCGGCCCGGTGCAGGCAGTGACCGTCGATGCCAGCGGCACGCTCGGCACCACCGCGGTCGCGTCCATGGCGGCGGTGCAAGACATCCGCGTCGGGCTCGACTATATCGCAGCGGTCACCGATGCGCAGTTCGATGCGCTGACCGGCCGCGTCTCCGGCCTCGAAAGCGGCCTCGCCAACGTCAACTTCCGCATCGATGAGCTCGACAGCGGCATGCGCGGCGGCATTGCGGCGGCAATGGCCTTTGGCGGAACCATGATCGTGCCCGACAGTAATTTTTCGGTCAGCCTCAACGCCTCGACCTACCAGGGCGAGCAGGGCTTTGCCGGGGCGGTGACGGCGCGCGTCGCGGAGAAGGTCTATGTCTCCGCCGGGGTGGCCGGCTCTACGGCGGAGAACACCACCGGCGGGCGTGTGGGTGTCGCTTTCGGGTTTTAG